From one Pseudobdellovibrionaceae bacterium genomic stretch:
- a CDS encoding ABC transporter ATP-binding protein, whose translation MTSIISVSQLNKTYAGGFQALKDINLEIRPGEIFGLLGPNGAGKTTLISLICGTANITSGQITVNGFDIQKDYRQARSLIGLVPQELTTDAFETVWNTVNFSRGLFGKSPNPAYIEKILKDLSLWEKRKNRLMTLSGGMKRRVMIAKALSHEPQILFLDEPTAGVDVELRKDMWQQVHGLRRSGVTIILTTHYIDEAEQMADRIGVINKGQIILVEEKAQLMQKLGTKQMKLELWEPVKEIPGALAGYDLRVEDNCLIYTYDSKKEDNGIAQLFEKMRQAGIQYKDLITKQSSLEEIFVELVKRS comes from the coding sequence ATGACTTCAATCATATCAGTTTCCCAGTTAAATAAAACCTACGCCGGGGGATTTCAGGCCCTTAAGGATATCAACCTGGAGATTCGCCCGGGTGAAATCTTCGGTCTACTAGGCCCTAATGGGGCTGGGAAAACAACCCTCATCAGTCTGATTTGTGGAACAGCCAATATCACCAGTGGCCAAATCACTGTGAATGGCTTTGACATTCAAAAGGATTACCGACAGGCCCGATCTCTCATAGGTCTAGTTCCACAGGAGCTGACAACCGATGCATTTGAAACCGTGTGGAACACGGTGAACTTTAGCCGTGGCCTTTTTGGGAAGTCTCCAAACCCGGCCTACATCGAGAAAATTCTCAAAGACCTGAGTCTTTGGGAAAAACGCAAGAATCGGCTGATGACCCTATCTGGTGGTATGAAGCGCCGAGTGATGATTGCCAAAGCCTTGTCTCACGAACCTCAGATCTTGTTTTTGGATGAACCGACAGCGGGTGTTGATGTGGAGTTGCGTAAGGATATGTGGCAACAGGTCCATGGTCTAAGAAGATCCGGAGTCACCATCATCCTTACGACTCATTACATCGATGAAGCCGAACAAATGGCCGATCGGATTGGGGTGATCAACAAGGGTCAGATTATCTTGGTCGAGGAAAAGGCCCAATTGATGCAGAAGCTCGGCACCAAACAAATGAAGCTGGAGCTCTGGGAGCCTGTGAAGGAGATTCCGGGTGCTCTGGCGGGCTACGACTTACGGGTTGAGGACAATTGCTTGATATACACCTACGATTCCAAAAAAGAAGATAATGGCATCGCCCAGTTGTTCGAAAAAATGCGTCAGGCCGGAATCCAGTATAAGGATCTCATTACCAAGCAGAGCTCTCTTGAAGAAATATTTGTGGAATTGGTGAAACGATCATGA
- a CDS encoding cyclic nucleotide-binding domain-containing protein: MDLTRKSRFKHDVIEKFEDGQCIFEEGDNGRNLYIIQKGEVRILKKMGDDDVELARFERGDFFGDMGLLQNIPRYAGAYAVGNVRLLILGRAGFLLKMRRDPTFAFEMLQQLSHRIKVSNDRLLQLVEKSKLPTSEIQKILHDLDGKA; encoded by the coding sequence ATGGACCTAACGCGCAAATCCCGATTTAAACATGACGTCATCGAGAAATTCGAGGATGGCCAGTGCATATTTGAAGAAGGTGACAACGGACGGAACCTCTACATCATTCAAAAGGGCGAGGTCCGCATTCTTAAGAAAATGGGTGACGACGACGTCGAACTTGCCCGATTTGAACGCGGGGACTTTTTTGGTGACATGGGGCTTTTACAAAACATTCCCCGCTATGCCGGGGCCTACGCTGTTGGCAACGTGCGACTACTCATCTTGGGTCGAGCAGGGTTCTTATTGAAGATGCGCCGAGATCCCACCTTTGCCTTTGAAATGCTCCAACAGCTGAGTCATCGGATTAAGGTCTCAAATGACCGTTTACTACAGCTCGTGGAAAAGTCGAAACTACCTACAAGTGAGATCCAAAAGATTCTCCATGATCTTGATGGTAAGGCATGA
- a CDS encoding UDP-2,3-diacylglucosamine diphosphatase, whose translation MITSIKSDRLVVISDLHLGNPFSEASRRVVPFIRWAAAKGYDICINGDGLEIAQSSFSKIATQVPEFVRALGDIRRSGCEIYYIIGNHDILLEHFLEDWGVMKVSPFLNVSSGTKRIRIEHGHIYDPFFVKHPILYETLTHLAGIVLKVWPAAYRLWIAFEVWKSKMRYKKTGIVGEHPSFCEAAHEISQRGFDTIILGHTHHPGEKDLETGARYFNSGSWMISSHYIEIDKGEVSLREFSKETG comes from the coding sequence ATGATCACCAGTATTAAATCGGATCGCTTGGTGGTGATCTCGGACTTGCATCTCGGAAATCCCTTTTCAGAGGCCAGCCGCCGCGTTGTGCCCTTTATTCGCTGGGCTGCTGCTAAGGGTTATGACATCTGCATCAACGGCGATGGGCTGGAGATCGCCCAGTCAAGTTTTTCAAAAATCGCCACCCAGGTTCCTGAGTTCGTGCGGGCACTTGGAGATATCCGCCGCAGTGGCTGTGAGATCTATTACATCATTGGCAATCACGACATTCTTCTTGAGCACTTCCTAGAAGACTGGGGAGTGATGAAGGTCTCTCCCTTTCTCAATGTTTCTTCAGGTACAAAGCGCATTCGTATTGAGCACGGGCATATCTATGATCCCTTCTTTGTGAAGCACCCGATTTTGTATGAGACCCTCACCCACTTGGCAGGAATTGTCTTAAAGGTCTGGCCGGCTGCCTATCGCCTGTGGATCGCCTTTGAGGTTTGGAAATCCAAGATGCGCTACAAGAAAACTGGGATCGTGGGAGAGCACCCCAGCTTTTGTGAGGCCGCCCATGAGATCAGCCAGCGGGGATTTGATACGATAATTTTGGGACATACCCATCATCCTGGAGAAAAGGATTTGGAAACCGGAGCTCGGTATTTTAACTCCGGTTCCTGGATGATCTCCTCGCACTATATTGAGATCGACAAGGGCGAGGTTTCTCTTCGCGAATTCAGCAAAGAGACTGGATAA
- a CDS encoding NADP-dependent isocitrate dehydrogenase: MSKAKIVYTKTDEAPALATESLLPIIKAYTASSGVEVELKDISLSGRILAHFPEQLTEAQKISDALAELGELAKTPEANIVKLPNISASIPQLKAAITELQSHGFKIPNYPEEAKTPEETETLNRYAKVLGSAVNPVLREGNSDRRVAKAVKQYAKNNPHAMGEWKSDSKTHVAHMSTGDFYGSEKSVVISQPTDVKIEFVGADGKTEVLKEKTSLLAGEVIDASVMSRAALVNFLGEQITDAKKQGVLLSLHLKATMMKVSDPIMFGEAVKVFFKEVFSKHQVAFDEIGVDARNGLGDVLAKLKRLPDNKRSEIEADIRACYENGPKLAMVDSDKGITNLHVPSDVIVDASMPAAIRSSGKMWGPDGKLSDTKAIIPDRCYAGVYQETIDFCKKHGAFDPATMGTVANVGLMAKKAEEYGSHDKTFWIKGSGKVRVLDGSGQSLIEHSVEEGDIWRMCQAKDVAVKDWVKLAVSRARATGAPAVFWLDKNRAHDSNLIQKVEAYLKDHDTSGLEIKIMSPVEATRFTCERVKAGKDTISVTGNVLRDYLTDLFPILELGTSAKMLSIVPLLAGGGLYETGAGGSAPKHVQQFVEENHLRWDSLGEFLALAVSLEDLGEKTGNKKIQVLAKCLDQANGKFLEMNKSPSRKCGELDNRGSHFYLAMYWAEALASQGEDSDLKSQFTQIAQQLEENEGKIVEELNGVQGTPVDMGGYYHPDQAKVSKAMRPSATFNRIIQSLC, from the coding sequence ATGAGCAAAGCAAAAATCGTTTATACCAAAACTGACGAGGCACCAGCTCTCGCCACAGAAAGTCTTTTACCGATTATCAAAGCCTACACAGCTTCTTCCGGCGTGGAAGTGGAACTTAAAGATATTTCCCTGTCGGGGAGGATTCTGGCTCACTTTCCGGAACAACTCACAGAAGCTCAAAAAATCTCCGATGCTCTTGCTGAATTGGGGGAGTTGGCAAAAACTCCTGAGGCAAACATTGTTAAGCTTCCGAATATTAGTGCTTCCATCCCTCAGTTAAAGGCGGCAATTACGGAACTTCAGTCGCATGGATTTAAGATCCCCAATTATCCGGAAGAGGCAAAAACTCCAGAGGAGACAGAAACGCTAAACCGTTATGCCAAGGTTTTAGGAAGTGCAGTGAACCCCGTACTGCGTGAAGGCAACTCGGACCGCCGAGTGGCTAAGGCAGTTAAGCAATACGCAAAGAACAATCCCCACGCCATGGGTGAGTGGAAATCAGACTCAAAGACTCACGTGGCTCACATGAGTACCGGTGATTTTTATGGCAGTGAAAAATCAGTTGTGATCAGTCAACCTACGGACGTGAAGATTGAGTTTGTCGGTGCTGATGGAAAAACGGAAGTACTCAAGGAAAAGACATCCCTTCTAGCCGGTGAGGTAATTGATGCCTCGGTGATGAGTCGTGCGGCACTGGTTAATTTTTTGGGTGAGCAAATTACCGACGCAAAGAAACAAGGGGTCCTATTGTCCCTGCACCTCAAAGCCACCATGATGAAGGTCTCGGATCCCATTATGTTTGGCGAAGCGGTTAAAGTGTTCTTTAAGGAAGTCTTCAGTAAACACCAGGTGGCCTTTGACGAAATCGGCGTTGATGCCCGCAATGGTCTCGGCGATGTTTTGGCTAAGCTGAAAAGGCTGCCAGACAACAAGCGCAGTGAAATTGAGGCTGATATCAGAGCATGTTATGAGAATGGACCAAAGCTCGCCATGGTGGACTCGGATAAAGGGATCACCAACTTGCACGTTCCCAGTGATGTTATTGTCGATGCCTCTATGCCTGCTGCGATTCGTTCTTCGGGAAAGATGTGGGGACCAGATGGCAAATTAAGTGACACAAAAGCCATTATTCCTGACCGCTGTTATGCCGGTGTTTACCAGGAGACCATTGATTTTTGTAAGAAGCATGGTGCCTTTGATCCTGCCACGATGGGAACTGTCGCCAACGTTGGCCTGATGGCAAAAAAAGCCGAGGAGTATGGCTCCCACGATAAGACTTTTTGGATTAAGGGCTCTGGAAAGGTTCGGGTTCTTGATGGTTCTGGACAATCGTTAATAGAGCATTCGGTCGAGGAGGGCGACATTTGGCGTATGTGTCAGGCCAAAGATGTCGCAGTCAAAGATTGGGTCAAATTAGCTGTTTCTAGAGCGCGGGCGACCGGAGCCCCTGCGGTTTTTTGGCTGGACAAGAATCGCGCGCACGACAGTAATCTCATCCAAAAAGTGGAAGCCTATCTTAAGGACCACGACACCTCAGGTTTGGAAATCAAAATCATGTCACCTGTTGAGGCCACTCGGTTTACCTGTGAGCGGGTGAAGGCAGGGAAAGACACTATTTCTGTAACGGGAAACGTCTTGCGGGATTACCTGACTGACCTTTTCCCGATTCTGGAATTGGGTACGAGTGCTAAGATGTTGTCGATTGTTCCTCTCTTGGCTGGTGGCGGACTTTATGAAACCGGTGCTGGAGGATCAGCCCCTAAGCACGTTCAGCAGTTTGTTGAGGAAAATCATCTGCGCTGGGACTCCCTGGGAGAGTTTTTGGCTCTGGCTGTTTCCTTGGAAGACTTGGGGGAAAAAACAGGCAATAAGAAAATTCAGGTGCTTGCCAAGTGTTTGGATCAGGCCAATGGAAAGTTCCTTGAGATGAACAAGTCCCCGTCAAGAAAGTGTGGAGAGTTGGACAATCGCGGAAGCCACTTTTATTTGGCCATGTATTGGGCCGAAGCACTGGCCTCTCAGGGTGAAGACAGCGACCTTAAGTCTCAGTTTACGCAAATCGCTCAGCAGCTTGAAGAGAACGAGGGTAAGATTGTTGAAGAGCTCAACGGCGTTCAGGGAACGCCTGTGGACATGGGTGGGTACTATCATCCCGACCAGGCCAAGGTGTCTAAAGCTATGCGCCCAAGTGCGACCTTTAACAGAATTATCCAGTCTCTTTGCTGA
- a CDS encoding TMEM165/GDT1 family protein translates to MDWKVFATTFATIFLAEMGDKTQFAALAASAGSRSTLSVLLAVVLALSLAGVLGVIAGKYLGTLLDPRAIKWVSGSLFIAVGVWILIGKG, encoded by the coding sequence ATGGATTGGAAAGTATTCGCCACCACCTTTGCCACCATCTTTCTGGCTGAAATGGGGGATAAAACCCAGTTTGCAGCACTGGCGGCCTCAGCCGGAAGCCGATCTACGCTTTCTGTCTTACTTGCCGTGGTCCTGGCCCTCTCCTTGGCCGGGGTATTGGGGGTCATCGCCGGGAAGTACTTGGGTACATTACTTGATCCACGAGCCATCAAGTGGGTGAGTGGTAGTCTTTTCATTGCTGTCGGTGTTTGGATTCTCATTGGCAAAGGCTGA
- a CDS encoding APC family permease, which produces MIGAGIFAAAGPAAVSAGGGLILAVALAGLAAFLNATTMAQLAAQYPESGGTYVYGRNLLGHYWGFLAGIGFVIGKTASCTAMALAFAHYAFPSAPHVVAVLTVLTLTTLNYFGVKKTVTATKLMVAVVLITLALTVGAAWLGGNPEVVRLMNWTERGGIGGILQAAAFMFFAFAGYARIATLGEEVTNPRVTIPRAIITALSITLVLYLVVIATVLSVLPIEDLIASGAPLALAVERTAYAHLSPLIRVGAAVATLSVLLSLLVGISRTMFAMSYNRDLPHVFSAVHPKYKIPHRAEVAVGLIVAVVVGFADLRSAIGFSSFAILTYYAIANWSALRLSAQSRLFPRLFAHLGLGVCLTLAWSLPVASILGGVLIFTLASLAFWFFRIRARGNGQESE; this is translated from the coding sequence ATGATTGGCGCGGGAATCTTTGCTGCTGCCGGGCCGGCGGCCGTGTCAGCTGGTGGCGGCCTGATTTTAGCCGTTGCGCTGGCGGGGCTTGCGGCTTTTTTGAATGCGACAACTATGGCGCAGCTCGCAGCCCAGTATCCTGAATCAGGAGGGACCTACGTCTACGGTCGCAACCTATTGGGGCACTACTGGGGATTTTTGGCTGGAATTGGCTTTGTCATTGGTAAGACTGCCAGTTGCACAGCAATGGCCCTGGCGTTTGCCCACTACGCGTTCCCTTCAGCACCACACGTGGTTGCTGTCTTGACCGTTTTAACCCTGACGACACTCAATTATTTTGGTGTCAAAAAGACGGTGACGGCTACCAAACTGATGGTGGCCGTGGTCCTCATCACTTTGGCATTAACAGTGGGTGCCGCCTGGTTGGGTGGAAATCCGGAGGTGGTTCGACTGATGAATTGGACCGAGCGGGGCGGGATAGGGGGAATCCTGCAGGCAGCGGCATTTATGTTTTTTGCCTTCGCTGGTTATGCGCGAATTGCCACATTGGGAGAAGAGGTCACCAATCCAAGAGTCACAATTCCCAGGGCAATCATAACAGCTCTGTCGATCACTCTTGTTCTGTATTTAGTAGTGATAGCCACTGTGTTGTCTGTCCTGCCAATCGAGGACTTGATTGCCAGTGGGGCGCCATTGGCTTTGGCTGTTGAGCGTACAGCTTACGCACATCTTAGTCCCCTCATTCGTGTTGGAGCTGCAGTTGCAACCCTGAGCGTTTTGTTGTCACTTCTTGTTGGCATCAGTCGAACCATGTTTGCTATGTCCTATAATCGGGATTTGCCCCATGTCTTTAGCGCTGTTCATCCAAAGTACAAGATTCCCCATCGGGCCGAGGTTGCTGTTGGCCTGATTGTGGCGGTGGTTGTTGGATTTGCCGATTTACGGTCTGCGATTGGCTTTAGCTCATTTGCGATCCTCACCTATTACGCCATTGCCAACTGGTCGGCACTCAGGTTGTCAGCTCAGTCGCGACTGTTCCCCAGGCTATTTGCTCACCTTGGTCTGGGAGTCTGCCTGACCTTGGCTTGGAGCCTGCCTGTTGCTTCAATCCTTGGTGGCGTGCTTATATTTACACTAGCCTCCCTGGCCTTTTGGTTCTTCAGAATCAGAGCTAGGGGTAACGGACAGGAGAGTGAGTAG
- a CDS encoding LysR family transcriptional regulator translates to MLRHEFEKYLVIFEEKSLSKAADRLDNYQGALSKILGKLEDEMGARLFVRSNRGLVPTEEGKRLYEQIQLQGQLWESYKTERAGRSDELTGYLRVGGHDSVLCQFTERLAELQRSSAQLEVEYIFDRSPSIVRMILNHELDLAFVANPQPFPDLVIKNLKKEQVALFSESARPEPFVVYNPDLISAASILKTFPGNKEVRLISAKDYDFAAILARDLGGAAILPEDVAQRNGLKKQVGKSYFLARLCLVYRADHRTDRFNRCLEILKGG, encoded by the coding sequence GTGCTGCGCCATGAATTTGAAAAGTACTTGGTTATCTTTGAGGAGAAGAGTCTCTCCAAGGCAGCAGACCGTTTAGACAACTATCAGGGCGCCCTATCGAAGATCCTGGGTAAGTTGGAGGATGAAATGGGGGCCCGGCTCTTTGTGCGCTCCAACCGAGGCTTGGTCCCAACTGAAGAAGGCAAAAGGCTTTATGAACAGATTCAACTGCAGGGTCAGTTGTGGGAGAGTTACAAAACCGAAAGGGCTGGTCGATCGGACGAGTTGACGGGTTACCTCAGAGTTGGCGGACACGATTCGGTCCTTTGTCAATTTACAGAGCGATTAGCTGAGCTGCAAAGGTCTTCCGCTCAATTAGAGGTGGAATACATTTTTGATCGCTCGCCCAGTATTGTGCGTATGATTCTTAACCACGAATTGGACCTCGCTTTTGTGGCCAACCCTCAGCCATTTCCGGATTTGGTCATCAAAAATCTAAAAAAGGAACAGGTGGCTCTTTTTTCTGAGTCCGCACGCCCGGAGCCCTTTGTGGTGTACAACCCCGATTTGATCTCTGCAGCCTCGATACTCAAGACCTTTCCTGGCAACAAAGAAGTAAGACTGATTTCGGCCAAGGACTACGACTTTGCAGCTATCCTGGCGCGGGATCTGGGTGGTGCGGCAATTCTTCCTGAAGATGTGGCACAGAGAAACGGTCTTAAAAAACAAGTGGGAAAGAGCTACTTTCTCGCCCGATTATGCTTAGTCTATCGAGCCGATCACAGAACGGATCGTTTTAATCGCTGCCTTGAGATACTCAAGGGAGGATAG
- a CDS encoding YbaN family protein codes for MRHITRQTFNFFGWLAFGLGVIGAFLPLVPTTPFMLLAAYFFSKGSPRFYNWLINLKYFGPQIKDWREHGVIGSKAKILANIVLLTLLVGYHYFTQLPMWIKVSVTVVFVGILTFINTRPSKKKPDKTGQDSVVS; via the coding sequence ATGAGGCATATCACGCGACAAACTTTTAATTTCTTTGGCTGGTTAGCATTTGGCCTGGGTGTCATCGGTGCTTTTTTGCCCCTTGTGCCCACCACCCCTTTTATGCTTTTGGCGGCTTACTTTTTCTCCAAAGGCTCTCCACGGTTCTACAACTGGCTTATCAACCTGAAATATTTTGGCCCGCAGATAAAAGATTGGCGAGAACACGGTGTTATTGGCTCCAAGGCCAAAATCCTCGCCAATATCGTTTTGCTCACATTGCTCGTTGGCTACCATTACTTTACCCAACTTCCCATGTGGATAAAAGTGTCAGTTACTGTGGTCTTTGTGGGTATCTTGACCTTTATCAACACTCGGCCAAGTAAAAAGAAGCCCGACAAAACTGGACAAGATTCAGTAGTTTCCTGA
- a CDS encoding TfoX/Sxy family DNA transformation protein has product MKGKSLTPIADARNLGPVTADELASIGILSLEEMIDMGWEEVCIRYVEAYPERLNLNAFTAIIGAIENQDWRKVDSATKIEAKLLIKKIKSGNY; this is encoded by the coding sequence ATGAAAGGAAAATCTTTGACTCCGATTGCCGATGCCAGAAACCTCGGGCCAGTGACTGCCGATGAGCTTGCCTCAATAGGTATTTTGTCACTTGAGGAAATGATCGACATGGGCTGGGAAGAGGTCTGCATTCGATATGTCGAGGCCTATCCGGAAAGATTGAACCTGAATGCCTTTACCGCAATTATTGGTGCCATTGAGAATCAGGACTGGCGAAAAGTAGATTCTGCCACGAAGATCGAAGCCAAACTGTTAATAAAGAAAATCAAATCAGGAAACTACTGA